The genomic stretch GGATATTATCATTTCTGTCATTTTTACTGTCATCTGAATTATTTGCAATCGTAACATGCCTTTGACGGTAATATCTTGCTGTTTTGATATTCACTTGATATTAAGACAATTTTGATGTCATTTATGTACCCACGAATTGTTGCATACATCAATACTCGCTTGTTTTGTATAATCGTCAAATATGTCTAATAGCAAACAAACTTCAGTACTGTCAAACCTGTCATTCGATTATTCAACTTTATTTCATCATAGTGAGAGTTCGAAACACATGCAAGGAGATCATTTGGGTATGCTGCAAGAGAGATTAGATAAGGCATCTATTTATTACGATTTATTCGAGAACAATGGGCGTCAAAAGCTTCCAAAAAACGGTGAGCCATCTTTGGAATATGAACAATTGAGACGCAGGATACGCGACGGTGTGCAAGAAATGTGGTAAATCAAAATTGTGATCTATAACCAGTAATAAACTCTGTGGATTATCTGAATAATTTAGCAGAGCCAGCAATGCATCTTGTTACGAATGACCCTGTTTGCCAACTAATCAACATTCATTATCATCTTATACATGGTGCtatgtatttcattttcataggTACTACGTGAActcagagttgaaaaatatcaagaaaAACAGCCACGACTTCACACCCGAACAGAGAGATAAAGATATTCAGGATGCATTGAAAAACGTTTGGGAGCACAAAAAATCGCTAATATCAGATATAGATCGATTAGCTTTGGTCGATGGGTATCAGGATTGGCGGGAAAAGGAAGCCAAAGATTTATCTGACCTCGTACAACGGAGATTTAAGTAAGTATCCATGAAGTACCATCGCGATGTACATGCACGATGTCGAATATTCGTATTAAGCTGACTAATTATCGAATACAATTCCATCACTTAGCTATACATTGTTCAACATATACCAGATgtcatgttattattattatttttaagatATCTACAAAATCCTAGCGAGTGTGACAGAGCTCAAAAATTGGTATGCAGCTTGAACAAAGGATGTGGATTTGGTTGTCAGGTAAGAATTGGGAATAGTTTGAGAGACTAATTTTTGCAGTACTAtaattattgtgaatatttttaaacgtatTTTCAGATAAGTAGAATCTTATATTCTGTTGATGAAGTTCTGAGAAATCACAATGTTGAAAAGTTCATAAGTGTTCAAGTTCGCATAAAATGTTCACAGGTCCATCACGCCGCCTACTGTTTCTTGGTGGCTTATGGTACAGAAAGAACTTTAATTCTCAAGTCCAGAGGCTGGAGATATCATAAAGATGGATGGGAGGCGGTCTTTAAGCCTGTGAGCGATACATGTTTGTCACCTACAGGCGGGTCTCATGCCAACTGGCCTGGCGATTCAACAAAACAAGTTGTTTCGTTACCAATTGTTGACAATGTGTATCCAAAGCCCATATACCAGCCACCAGGTGTGCCGGCAGATATAGCCCCTAGATTGGAGAAGCTGCATGGCCATCCCATTGTATGGTGGGTTGGCCAAGTTTTGAAATACCTGTTGAGACCGCAAGAAAATCTCGACAAAGTATTGGAGTATTCCAAGGAGAAGATGGGCTTCAAATCGCCGATTGTTGGGATTCACGTTCGTAGAACGGATAAAGTTGGTACAGAAGCTGCCTACCATGATATAGATGAATATATGATAAAAGTAAACGAATATTTTGATCAGCATGACGTAAAGCTTGAAGACAGGCGAGTGTTTTTAGCCAGTGATGATCCGAAAGTAATAGTAACAGCGAAAGAAAGGTACCCCACATATCAGATAATCGGTGATCCAGAAATTGCTAAAACTGCGTCAGTATCAAGACGATACTCAGATACGTCGTTGCAGGGTATCATAGTTGATATACATTTGTTATCATTGTGCGATTATTTGGTTTGTACATTTAGCTCGCAGGTATGCAGAGTTGCTTATGAAATTATGCAATCGTCTTATCCAGATGCTTACAATCGGTTCGCCTCGTTAGACGATGTTTATTATTATGGAGGACAGAATCCACACCCGCACATAGCCAGGCTCGACCATACGCCGAGAAAGAGCAGTGaattagaattaaaaattaatgatcCGGTAGAGGTCTTTGGTAATCACTGGAATGGTTATTCCAAGGGACGTAATGTACGAACAAACACGGTTGGTCTATATCCAAGTTTTAAAGTTAGAAACCCCATAGAGGCTGTTGATTTTCCTAAATATCCAGAAGTCCCAATCGAGATGAACAAAGAGCAATGAAAATTTGCTCCTATTGAAGATAAGACGAGATACTGGGAAATGAATACGACAAGTATTTTTTAAGTTAGTGTCCAAGACAGAAGAATAGGACTGTGCAAATTCTCGAAAACAAAGCGTGTataataagtttaaaaatattattatacacactttGTTTTTGAGGAACAAACTGTGCAAATTCTTGCAAACAAAGCGTGgataatgaattgaaaaatattatacacgttttgtttttgagaatttACACAGTACCTGCCTTGTAATTATTGATTGTGAATATACAGTGCTAAATTCCTCCTGTTAAATTTGACATAAATTAGGATCATGTACATATACAACTAAGatatttatattgaaattctCGAATCACTGTTACTACATTATTAGGAAATTTAAGATAAAAAACCTGCAGAGAAAACGATGGATATTTTATGAGTCATAAAACAATGCAAATAACATGACATCTGTGCCAACGCAATCAAAATATTGCGAGTTAATACTACCTGACGAAATCGATACATATATCAGGCGTAAAAGTTTTATTAGTTATCTATGATACAAATTGTACAATGtacagaatttcgaaaatctatTGGactacataatatatttaatgaaataatttattgaacaaaattataaaatattatttgttttagTTTTGTTAGTGTTACACGAATCATTGTTAATATggagttgatattttttatgctCTGTATAAAGAATCGACGGGTACATACGCAAATACTCAGTAATCAGTAAAGATACATTAAACTGGGATGATTGTAACttgtattataaattcatACTAATGCGTATacaaatacatgtatataatcaTGCGATTACTGGAGGGGAGCAGCATTTCaaaacattattattttagtaaaaactataatattgagtggaagaagaaaatgtaactgaacaaacaagaaacaaaaacacgGGTACGAACTTTCATTATTAGCTACATTTcgtagaatatttattttcgtaaCGAAAGTTTCCAAATACATACGTTGTTTTAACGTCTATGTAATAGATATTATAACTGAAATTCCCGTACAGAAATAATCGAAGTATTATAACACAATAGATAGAATTATTGAAACCACAGCCCTTCTGTAAGtatttctgaaatcgatcgtTAGTAGAAAATCCCGGAATTGACAGCaagcaaaatattttatataagaAATAAACGTAGTGCtacgttataaaaattatcaggGCTTGTACATTGCGTtagtaattatttaatatttaatgcTAATTGTTAAGAATTTGGTAAAattacatatgtgtgtgtgtgtgtctttatatatacatttataataaAGACATACACGCACAATGTGAAGCTGAGCCTACACATATAACCATCATCATGGGGCATTCCCAGCAATTTTTTGGACCTATTctataaatattgtaatatattttctaccgtaatccagaaatttgacaaaaaaaataattaaaaaatgagtaaatttttactatactaaagaattgaattgaaattgctatcaaataataaatatttcattattcaacACGTAGAACGCTTGAAGAATTTATGATTGAAACTCGATACCTCTAAAAGTAGTGGTAACTCAATGTTAATACGGAATAAACGCAGAAAgaagatatttttcgatttcaagTTATTCGTATGTAAGACCGTATTCGCGACTATGTTCTGAAGTCTGAAGTATATTACGTCAAAGCTGGCAGAGAGAGCCCACGCTCGCACTTTTTGTATCTTTTTTCGACACGAAATATGTTTCTGCATCTTTTTCAACTAATTTTCGAGGTGCATCGCCAGTACACGCGTGTCAGTCgctatttatatttttctgtacTACTTTGTAGCTTTCAAGAGCACTAGTGCTTAAAAGTCGACTTTTgcttataaaaattgacagatGATAGCGCAGAAAATACGATTTGTCGCATGTGCGCAATTAGGGACTTTGGACTCTTGTGCCTTTCGCACACACCATCTCCACAAATGCAACTACAAAGGATACGCTGCTTCCCTGAAATACGGCAAAGTATTGCTCGGTTACCGACGTGAATCTATGTACCGACAGTAATCTCGAAAATTAGTTCGGgaaatatatttcgtgacaGAGGGCGTTACGAACGTTGGAGTGGCTAAATCATAGTCAAATATGGCCGCCATGTGACAGCCGTCAAGTTCGTGCAGTGGATATTATGAAAATTCTAGATCAGTTCACTGATCAGTAGtcaaaatgtacaaaattgcGGGCTCAAATATCCGAgacgttctttttctttgccgATGTTATGGAAGTGTGAGGTATGGCGAATATTACGTAATTAAAACTTCATGTCACTACGACGAATGGAGGTTATATTATGTTGCACATCCTAGTCTGGCTGTTATTCAACTTCCCACGTCGAATGATCACTGCCTGTATTCCAAACTGTGAATTTGTTTACGTTTTAGGAACCAGTCTAACCATTATGATTCACTGTGTATCAAAAATGATGCTACGCAAAAAGAAATCCGTGAAGCGTTTATAAAACTATCGAAAGAAGTGAGTTTAccgtcaaagtttgatatgATTTTTGTAACATAAGTAAGCCGCTTTATTCTTCGTCTCTAACATTCATTTCAAAGACATGATTGCCATACAAATGTGAACGGTTATTGGTATTTGTAAATGTGTCAGTCGTCGAAACAACTAATAATCCACTCAGGTTTGTATTTCAATTAATACATTGgctttaattttatcattcttGCAGCTCAACCTACTCCCTCCTCAGAATTATCTTACCATAGTATTGTTTCAGCTTCATCCTGATGTAGGGGACAGTGGCAGCCACgcaaaatttgtaaaagtaaACGAGGCTTACAAAGTTTTGAGTAAGGCTCATACCAGACAACAATACGATAATCAATTAAGATATGGATACACATATGCTTCACCTAGAAGAGCACAAACTGACTACGATGCTGAGCCAGTGTAaggattattaatttttattttgaagaattaatttcatgaTTATATTATCCCCTATTTACATTTGGAATCACTTTctagtgaaatttttcccatcatcatcttcattctaaaaataataagGAAAGTTATGTTTGGAATTGTGACTTTACCTGATGTGGTTTGCAATTTCCACACCCGTTTTAtgcttatattttttcacagttaccAGGATCCGGTATACAAGGCGGCTCATAATCCAAGAAGAACTGAATTTCACGATGATTACTATGGAATAAAGGGTGTAAgacgtttttcaaacttgacaATAGCATTGATCTGCATAGCAGTTGCCTCTGTGGTACTTGCAATGGAAATGATGATAATCCGCCATTCTGTTAAACGAAGTCAAAACTACTTGAAAAGACGTAGTATTGAAATCCAGGGTAACTATGACAGATCACGCTCCGCGATGGCTACTAGGACTCATGAAGAACAAATAGAATATTTGCAGAAGGAGTATAACCTTCGAAACGGGATTCATGATTTAGGAAACGAAAAGTAGGTaacgaatttttggaaaaccaAGTAGAATACGAAAtaatctgttttaccgaccgaAACGTCATTGAGGCAAAAAGCACTAGTTAATGTAGATACAAATCTAGCCACAGATTTAGAGAAAATTTAGGTATAGCATGTGAATGGATTAGACGTCTAAagcgaacgaaaaaaaaaaaaaaaatgaagttctggctgtaactgcatttttaatttatattttttttctctactgtTTAACCGTCGCTTAATACCTCACATGGCTACACTGCAGGCTGTGTCCATTTATGTTACAAATAATAGGTTTATACCTGTGTACAGTAAAATGAttgtataattgaaatatacaGAGAGATTTTAACCGTATATGTAagcgtgtacatacatatgtatatattaagaaatattcttttttttgcgtttggttaaaagttgaataaaacttttcacaACGTTGTGCAgaatcaattttaataaaatacctACGTAATTACTCTGGCGAGTACTAATTGACATTATTCTTTCAACTTCgtcattcaaaaatttctgtggTACTGctggtgaaattcttggagtTTATAATACAGAGTTGGCCAACTTGATGAGACCCGAAATCTACTGTTTATTGTCCACACTCTATACAATCTACCAATCTCAAATCTTTACCacagaatgaaatgaaatattttttgacagaGTCATGTATTTGTTTTTGCTTTGTTGCGATTGATCGGTTGGCCATCCCTGGTGTAATGAATAGTATGTGTAGCACTTTGTTGAGCGAAAAACATTTAACTTaaaatatatcttttttttttgtaaatttttagtaCTTACTTCAATTGCAGTCACAGTGATTGTATAATTGACAGATTCTtatgtacaattattataaattattgaattattaataatataataataacaataacaataatataataataatattaataatgatggtaatgaaataatttaatttaaagtaTGTGGGAAATAATTAACATTTTACCTGTACAATAAATTCAAAGGAATCGAAGGGCACTTTGCTGGATAATAATTGGCTTAAATATATGTTAGTTTGAACGAGATCCTTACGACGAACTATAGTACGCAAGGATCTTAGATTTTCTTAACGTAAGTTACGATTCCTGCGTGTGGATCAGATGGTGTAAAAATTGGCTTTCCATCTTCGTCGACGTACTCGGCATATGGAAGGGCGTACGTGGTTTCGAATCCGAGTCGCTGACACAACTTTCCCGAAtagaaagagctgcaatcgcATCGTAAAACGTCGAAACCGAGGTCCTTGGCCAAATTTCTGGACGaacgaagaaagaaacaaaattgtaAGTAATATG from Diprion similis isolate iyDipSimi1 chromosome 12, iyDipSimi1.1, whole genome shotgun sequence encodes the following:
- the LOC124413101 gene encoding alpha-(1,6)-fucosyltransferase isoform X2, producing MQGDHLGMLQERLDKASIYYDLFENNGRQKLPKNGEPSLEYEQLRRRIRDGVQEMWYYVNSELKNIKKNSHDFTPEQRDKDIQDALKNVWEHKKSLISDIDRLALVDGYQDWREKEAKDLSDLVQRRFKYLQNPSECDRAQKLVCSLNKGCGFGCQVHHAAYCFLVAYGTERTLILKSRGWRYHKDGWEAVFKPVSDTCLSPTGGSHANWPGDSTKQVVSLPIVDNVYPKPIYQPPGVPADIAPRLEKLHGHPIVWWVGQVLKYLLRPQENLDKVLEYSKEKMGFKSPIVGIHVRRTDKVGTEAAYHDIDEYMIKVNEYFDQHDVKLEDRRVFLASDDPKVIVTAKERYPTYQIIGDPEIAKTASVSRRYSDTSLQGIIVDIHLLSLCDYLVCTFSSQVCRVAYEIMQSSYPDAYNRFASLDDVYYYGGQNPHPHIARLDHTPRKSSELELKINDPVEVFGNHWNGYSKGRNVRTNTVGLYPSFKVRNPIEAVDFPKYPEVPIEMNKEQ
- the LOC124413101 gene encoding alpha-(1,6)-fucosyltransferase isoform X1 yields the protein MVVLWSARPGWLGKLGLLLLVSWLLVLILSVSYIFKNSPSSPYSDSPTDRDHAQRLAQIISDFDVLKKQNEALKNIILGESSKHMQGDHLGMLQERLDKASIYYDLFENNGRQKLPKNGEPSLEYEQLRRRIRDGVQEMWYYVNSELKNIKKNSHDFTPEQRDKDIQDALKNVWEHKKSLISDIDRLALVDGYQDWREKEAKDLSDLVQRRFKYLQNPSECDRAQKLVCSLNKGCGFGCQVHHAAYCFLVAYGTERTLILKSRGWRYHKDGWEAVFKPVSDTCLSPTGGSHANWPGDSTKQVVSLPIVDNVYPKPIYQPPGVPADIAPRLEKLHGHPIVWWVGQVLKYLLRPQENLDKVLEYSKEKMGFKSPIVGIHVRRTDKVGTEAAYHDIDEYMIKVNEYFDQHDVKLEDRRVFLASDDPKVIVTAKERYPTYQIIGDPEIAKTASVSRRYSDTSLQGIIVDIHLLSLCDYLVCTFSSQVCRVAYEIMQSSYPDAYNRFASLDDVYYYGGQNPHPHIARLDHTPRKSSELELKINDPVEVFGNHWNGYSKGRNVRTNTVGLYPSFKVRNPIEAVDFPKYPEVPIEMNKEQ
- the LOC124412873 gene encoding dnaJ-like protein 60, producing the protein MYKIAGSNIRDVLFLCRCYGSVRNQSNHYDSLCIKNDATQKEIREAFIKLSKELHPDVGDSGSHAKFVKVNEAYKVLSKAHTRQQYDNQLRYGYTYASPRRAQTDYDAEPVYQDPVYKAAHNPRRTEFHDDYYGIKGVRRFSNLTIALICIAVASVVLAMEMMIIRHSVKRSQNYLKRRSIEIQGNYDRSRSAMATRTHEEQIEYLQKEYNLRNGIHDLGNEK